From the Anopheles merus strain MAF chromosome 2L, AmerM5.1, whole genome shotgun sequence genome, the window TTGACCTATTTccaataaaaaatgaatgaaaattttgacagacaaattggaatggtttgtttacaattggactggtttgtttacaatttgtctGGATTGCAATCATGCAATGGTATAGTGTTTGGTGTTCAATATTGtaagttttaatttatttaattatttgtaattttataattactaattttatgattaattaACATATGTGACAAGGGAGAAATCGAGTAAGTGAGAATCCAAGACATGAGCTCATCGCGTGTTGGCCAACATTGGAACCTGGCAGGCACGGAAACATGGAGACATGTCCTTCCATTTGTCAATAGGTGCTCTCTGGACATGGCTTTTTCTGGGAGTACTTATATATCAAGGGTTTCACGTCGTCCCCGGACTGCCCGTGGTGTGTCGGTGTACCAGAGGATGCAGAACATGTGATGTTCGAGTGTCCCAGTTTTGCTGGTGTCCAACAGAAGCTGCTTGGCGAGGGTGGCCCAGATTTGGTTCGGCAAATAACTGTGGAATTGCAGCGTTCCTGGGATGCGGAAAGGGCCAATTGCGCAGCCGAGGACATGGCTCACCACGAGGCCGAACTGGAGGAAATTACGGCACATAGAGCGGTGGTGGTTGCCGCTCGTAATGATTGGCGTAATTCGAGACGTAGAGAGCAGCGCAGTGCAGCGTGCGCGGGAAAGAGAGGAACGCCGGGGCGGACGGTCCCCTTCCCCTCCACCGTCACCATCTACCGCTTCCCGACATGAGGCGAATCGGGTAAGAATGCGTCTGTACCGACAGCGACACCAGTCAACGAAAATGCTGGGGCGATTGTTCGACGAAAAGGTACGGCCTGAATACTGCATCGGAGGAAGACGATGACGGCCGAGTAATTGAGGGAAGCTCAGATCGACCTTCTGTTGAGGAGCCCCGCAATGGGCTAAATGCGGCAGAGTTGGTCGCAGCGATAGAGGCCGACGTGGCCTCCCGTTAGTGTGTCGCTAGTATTACGAGGAAAACTATAAGGAAGGCTGACATCTGGCAGAAAGGGAGATGTTCGCTAGAATGAGTTGCAAACGAAGAACAGTTGGAAAAAATTAACTTAATAACAATATAATTAAATGGTGCAAAGCAGGGGAAAGAGAGGCTCATTATGAGCAAACAACAATCCCTTTCCAAGATCCTCATCAATGATTctgtgaaatatattcactaaAGTACTGGATTGTGATATTAACTTGTGTAAATTTGATGAGAATGAAAAGAATGTTCCTTAATCGCCGGTCTGTTTGCAACTGTGTATTCGTTTGTCCTAtagttcattacataattcattacaaaGTTCATTCGTGTAGCTCGAGCAGTTCATTTCGTGCAGTCCTAATTAGTCAAGTAGTTCTATCTATATCCTATGGTTTAGTTCCTTCTAATTCCTGCGTGTTTTCCTATTTGAattcatatttgaaatattaataataaccCAAAATCCAACATTACCGGCCACCAAAGAAGGAACTTCTTTAAAATTCAAGactaattgaaaaatgaaaataataagcaAACTGCTAACCAAGCGTAGAGCGAACGCGTTGATTCTAGCTTCCGTTCcgtatgtacgtgtgtgtatgtgtgtatgtacgtaTCCTGTTCTGCTATCACTGACAAGTGTCAAACGTAAACAAGTGCGGAATAAAGTGTGGTGTGTACAAAAACAATGTAGTGTAGTTCACGGCAGTTTACGTTACTCAGTGCCAGTGTCTCCTTTCTTCTCCAAATTGTTGAGTACGTCGGGTTTGGTAGAATTGCCAAACGATTAGCTGCGCGTACGATTTGTTTTCCGGCAGCTGTGCGCAGTGTAACCACGCGAACAACTCCGTCCTTGCCTGGGTGAACTGCAACGATGCGACCCATCGGCCACGAGGTAGGATGCATGTTGTCTTCCTTGATGATCACAAGCTGGTTTTCTTGCAGTGACACCGATTGCCCGTTGCAATGTTTGGCTCGCGCTTGCAGTTGTTGCAGATACTCCGGATACCATCTAGCCCAAATGTTTTGCATGTGTTTCTGCACCAACTGGTACTCTTTCAATCGATTGTCTGGCGTTCCGGTGTGATCGACGTCTGGTACCGCTTGCATGTTAGAGCCGATGAGAAAGTGTCCCGGCGTCAACGGTTCTAAATCAGAAGGCTCATCAGATAAAGGCGTTAATGGTCGAGAATTTAAACATTGTTCCACTTGTGCCAGCAGGGTAAGCATATTCTCCTGTGTTATGCTTTTCGTTCCAATGGTTCttattatgtgttttttagCTGCCTTCACCGCTGCCTCCCATAAACCTCCGAAGTGTGGTGCCCGTGGAGGGATAAATTTCCATTGGATTTCGTTCGTCGCGCACCAATTGAAAATAGTAATACGATAGTTCTCATCGCATTTGAGCATTTTGTAAATGCGGTTCAGCTCGTGCGATGCTCCCTTAAATGTAGTGGCATTATCTGAGTGTAGCTCACTAATTTGTCCGCGACGTGCAACTAAACGGCGTAGTGCATTTAAAAATGATGTGGTGGTGAGATCGGCTACGAGTTCAATATGAACGGCTCTTGTAGAAAAGCATACAAATATCGCAATATATGCCTTGATTGGACTCTTGTTGCGTATGGTTGCCTTTAGGTATATTGGTCCACAATAGTCTACCCCGCATACCGAAAAAGGCCTCGTTGGAGTGACTCTTGACGTTGGTAGATCAGCAATGCTTTGTTTGACGAGGGTAGGTTTAGCTTTAAAACAAGAGTGACAACTGTGGTAGACCGATTTGCACAAATTGCGACCTCCTATGAGCCAAAATCGTTGGCGTAGCGTTGTAAGAAGCATTTGAGGCCCGGTGTGTAACTTCTTTAGATGCAGTGAAACTGCCAGTAGTGCTGATAATGGATGCTTTGCAGATAATATAATGGGATGCTTAGTTGAATCTGCCAGCTGTGCGTTGCTGAGCCGGCCACCAATGCGTAGGATACCCTGACTATCGATGAACGGTGATAGCCATTTCAGTTTAGACTGTTTAGGGAtctctttgcttttttgtagATAATGTCTTTCTTCGGAAAACGAGTCTAATTGTGACAAATAGCACAATTTCAATTCTGACTGTGTGAGCTCTTCGACCGTGAGTAGTGGAACAGATTTAGCATTTGATTTAGTTTGCTGGCGGTGTTTTATGTTATGAATGAAGCGCAGGCAATATGCAACAACCCGTTGAAGCTTGTGGTAAACCGAATACCGTGAAAACAATCCGTTGCGAAACTCGCagattgttgatgttgttgcaaTCCGTGATGCCAACCTCTCCTCTTCCGCGTTCGCTGACTCATTTAGTGATGGTGGATCTTGTGGCCATTCTTCCATGCCTCGCGATAACCAATGTGGCCCGTGCCACCAGCGCTCACACACTAATAGTTTTTCCGGCGTCAGACCGCGCGAAATATCATCAGCTGGATTATCGATGCCAGGAACATGTTTCCAGCACTGTATGTTAGCTGTCTGTTGTATTTTAGCGACCCTATTCGCTATGATTGGGGGCAGAGTTTAGCCAGTGTAGTACCGTCATAGAGTCCGTCCAGCAGATAGTAGTAGCAGAAATTTTAAGTGATTGTTGCACCTTCTGATGAAGGACTGTTGCCAATCGTGCTGCACACAATTCCAATCAAGCGATCGAATGTGAATTAGATAAAGCTACCACCTTTGATTTGGCCGTTAGCAATCGAACACTGACTCCCTTTATGCTTTCAGCAAGAATATAGCAACAAGCACCATATGCTAATTGTGAAGCGTCTGCGAATATATGTATTTGCACGTTTGTAGCTGTGCATTGGGAAATATAACGTGGAATGCGTATATCACGGAGTGATCCCAAGgttgaatgaaattttaacCATTCACGTTGTAGGTGCGATGGTAGCTCGCTATCCCAGTCAAATGACTTTCCATCCTTCTTTAGCGCCCATAACTGTTGCATAAACATTTTCGCAATGATGATAATAGGACCAAGCAAGCCGAGAGGGTCGAAAATTTTAGCAATGTAGGATAAAACTAGCCTTTTGGTAATTATGGTTGTGATAGGAGGCATATCAATACGGAACCGAAACGTGTCTGCTGTTGGTTCCCAAACGATGCCAAGTGTGGATACATGGTTTGATTCTTGCCACTCATGCGTTGGTTGGATTGCTATGTCTTCGGCAGGAATGTTTACTAGTGCTTCTGACCGATTCGATGCCCATTTTTTTAGTGAGAATCCGGCTGATTCCAACATTTGTGAAATTTGTGTGCGCATTTCAATGGCTTCGTTAATGTCGTTTGATCCCGTTAACAAATCATccacataaaaatcatttaaagcaCCGTTTACAGCTTGTGGGTATGTGTCGCTGTTATCGATAGCAATCTGCCGTAGAGTTCTAGTTGCCAAAAATGGAGCAGATGCTGTACCGTACGTGACTGTGTGTAGCTCGAAGGTGGATATCTCGTCTGTAGGACTCTCTCTGTATCGGATACGTAGCAGGTTTCTATCGTCAGGATGATGTAGAATTTGACGGTACATTTTCTCCACGTCGGCAGTCAGGGCGATGGAATGTGAACGGAACCGAAGAATGACGGAGAAAAGATCGTCCTGAACGACTGGACCGACCAACAGCTTGTCATTCAACGAATAGCCGCTGGACGTCTTGCACGACGCGTCAAAAACGACCCGAACCTTCGTTGTAGTACTCGACTCCTTTACCACGGCATGATGAGGAAGGTAATAATGCTGAGTCGAATCGTCTACCGGACCGGTAAGTCTCTTCATGTGACCCAACTGTTCATATTCCCGCATGAACTTAACATATTCGTCTCTCATTGTAGGATTATTCACAAACGACGTTCCATACAACGGAGTCTACGATCGGCTGTTGCTTTAGATTCCCCTAAAACGACATTTGGATTAGGATTAAAAGGGAAACTAACAACATACCTTCCCGCTGAATTGCGAACGGTTGTCGATGAGAAGTGTTTCTCGCAGGCATCCTCTTCGACCGATAGCACAGGATCCTCGGCTATGGTTTCGCTTTCCCAAAAGCGCTGCAAAATTTCCTCCAAGGGGATGTCGTGTGTTGCGAGATGGCACACCCGCGGACCACTTGATGAGTGCTGCGTGTTGCCGGATACCACCCAGCCGAAGTGCGTCTCCACCAGCCACGGTTTGCCTCTGCCAATAGAGCGCTTGCGACCGGTGTGAAGCTTCCAGAAAGTATCGCCTCCGATGACGATGTCGATATGCCCAGGCAAATTAAAGTTGGTGTCAGCTAATGCCACGTCCGGCATTTTCCACGATGAGATGTCCGTAGGTGAAGTGGGGATGTGAGCTGATGGCGTTTCCAATACCAGAAAAGCCATCTCCGTAGCAAAGGATTGAGTTTTCGACTGCACCGTTGCGACGATCGAACCCTTCACTTGCTGTACTGCATTTCCAATGCCCGATACAGCGACGTTAACCTTGTTGCGACTGGTCAACAATTTCCGAGCGAACTCATCGGATATGAAATTCGACATGGAACCGGAGTCGAGTAAGGCGCTTGCCTCGAAAATATTGCCGTAATCGTCCTTGACCTGGACGTTTGCTGTTTCCAAGAAAACTTTGTCGTCGTCCGAATGTGCTGCCATTGTGACCGTTCTAGGTGGCGTGTGATGCAGGAGAGTGTGATGGCGTTCACGACACGTACGACACGAATAGTCAGATTTGCACGCTCTGACTTGATGTGTGCTGCTTAGGCAGTTCCAGCACAACCGCTTCGATGAGACGACGTCCCGTCGATGCTAAACCTCCTTGCCGATGAAAACTGGACAGCTGCGTAATGGATGATCTTCTGCGCACTCTAACGGACACTTGGGCTGCTGAATCGAACCAGATGAAACAGCAGGAGTAGGGCACGATGCAGCTGCATTTTCGACGAACCTCCGTTGCACTGCGTGACGATGAATGCCGGCCACCTTAATGCCACTAGCGCTTTGATCACTCACAAAGTTGTTGGTCGATTTAAGGATCTGGATTCTATCTTGCACGAACGCAATCTTATCCTTGTACTTATCCTTGGTGAAGTGCACGGAGTGTTTTTCCCTAGCTAATAACGTTTCACGATCCAGTTTCATGAGGAGCATGTTGGATAGTGGTGTGTCCCATGAATCGACCGGTTCCTTGAGCTTCACCAGTCCGTTGACGAAACGGGTGAACTCATCCACCAAGTGGGTTAGCTTGTCCACGCACACCGATTGCACTCCGGGAAGATAGTGCAATTTACGATAATACTCACGTATTAGCAGACGAGAATTATCGTACCGTTTTAAAAGTGCTGCCCACGTCACTGAATAATTGTCTGCCGTTAGAGGTGTGTGTTCGAAGGGTAATGCTGCATCCCCCTTGAGCGAAGAAAGCAGGTATTGCAGTTTGGCGATAGACGGTAGCTCGGCAGAAGCGTCGATCATGGCTATAAACCGATCACGGAACGAGAGCCATTTTGTGTGGTCTCCATCGAACGTTGGCAGCTCAATTTTTGGCAGGCGTAGGTTTGGCGCGTGAGGTCGACCAAACGCAAGCGTAGATGATGCCAAACCTGTCGTCTCGTTAAGGGAACCTTCTTCCTTCGGTTGATGCTCTCGAAGAAAGGATTTCAGCTTGCGGCAGCGTTCCTCGATGTCGATCCTTTCCATGATGCAAGCTTCGATCATTGTGTCACTGTCGTCGAGCTCTTCCAGTTTGGAAACAGCGGCGAAGAAcccttccttcttcttcttcttcttttggctcaacaaccgttgccggtcaaggcctgcctgcaccacttgtgggttttggctttcagtgactaattgatttccccccatagcaggatagtcagtcctacgtatggcggcacggtctatttggggcttgaacccatgacgggcatgttgttaagtcgcacgagttgacgactgtactacgagacctgCCAAACCCTTCCTTATGTTTCTCTAAATCCTCTAACGCCTCTGGAATCTGCTTGGCATCATCGGTAGAGTATTCTGCCTGGAACCGTTCCAGCGACTTTATATTTTCCACGGCGATCCTCTTCTTCAGCTGCACTGCcttgattttcttttccattttccggAACTCAgatatcacacacaaacacgatgGCGCGAAATTCGAATGATGGCGCGAAAACGACCGTTGCCCTTGATGCGGGGCGAAATGCGATGGCAGGAAAATGTCACGTAATGACTTGCACTCTTGAAGCCGTAAAAACCGTTGTTCACTCTTGATGCGGAATGAACTGAATTTACACTCACTAAATCAcggatccggttcgaaggaccaaaaatgtgaaatatattcactaaAGTACTGGATTGTGATATTAACTTGTGTAAATTTGATGAGAATGAAATCCTTAATCGCCGGTCTGTTTGCAACTGTGTATTCGTTTGTCCTAtagttcattacataattcattacaaaGTTCATTCGTGTAGCTCGAGCAGTTCATTTCGTGCAGTCCTAATTAGTCAAGTAGTTCTATCTATATCCTATGGTTTAGTTCCTTCTAATTCCTGCGTGTTTTCCTATTTGAattcatatttgaaatattaataataaccCAAAATCCAACAGATTCCGACCCACAAGTGGAGCAGTTGTGCTAGATCGGAATCGGAAACAAATCCGACCCGAGGAAGTAAGGACTTCGAGTTGACTCTAATGATTAGTAGTTgtaagaaagcataagcgactccgacccgttggtgcagcgagtttggGTAAGATGAAAGTAGGTTCAATATCCGATCCGTTCTCGCTGTACCAATCTATTTGTACGTTTCAGATTGACCCGCACGACTCCGGGATGCTTCGGATTGCTCCAACCCGCTGAGTTGCAGTTGCCCCGCCTTTCGttgtaacaataataattaaaaaataaacttcaaATTTATTAGTGTTTTTCGGAAGCATTTATCAAATACGATTTCCCTCTATAAGGTTGACAAAGTGTAATTTTCATAACATTCGTCACAACAATTTACGCAAACACAAAAtattatataaataaacactatGTACAAAACATGTTGATACTCTTACTGTACGGCCGCACACCAGCCACACCGTGCACCCCTACCGAGAGCACCTAATTGATCAACCTTTGAACACACTCTCTTGTCTGCCGTGCAATGCACTCGCCTCACACAAATGTGGTGATTTGTCAACAATGATGATGTGGTACCCGCCACAAATGCTTCAAAACATCCTTTTCGCTCTGATATTGACTCGAGCATACATGAAATGGACCCCCGCCGTTGTTTAACACTAGCAGCTGCCGGTACGACATTTATCGCTCGTCTTTTTGCAATTGCACTTAAATTAAGCTGCACCCCAGGCGGCATGAATCCTCGACCCCCACTGGAACAAGACTGCAGCCGGTACAGCACGAACATTCGTTTCCTATGAACCGGAATTAGAACAGGAGCAGCATAGACGATCACCCTGAACCCGACGATTGTGGCGAATCGGAATGGAG encodes:
- the LOC121591472 gene encoding uncharacterized protein LOC121591472, producing the protein MIEACIMERIDIEERCRKLKSFLREHQPKEEGSLNETTGLASSTLAFGRPHAPNLRLPKIELPTFDGDHTKWLSFRDRFIAMIDASAELPSIAKLQYLLSSLKGDAALPFEHTPLTADNYSVTWAALLKRYDNSRLLIREYYRKLHYLPGVQSVCVDKLTHLVDEFTRFVNGLVKLKEPVDSWDTPLSNMLLMKLDRETLLAREKHSVHFTKDKYKDKIAFVQDRIQILKSTNNFVSDQSASGIKVAGIHRHAVQRRFVENAAASCPTPAVSSGSIQQPKCPLECAEDHPLRSCPVFIGKEV